The Raphanus sativus cultivar WK10039 unplaced genomic scaffold, ASM80110v3 Scaffold1281, whole genome shotgun sequence genomic sequence AAATCTGTACACCTAACAACTTGGGTGTACACCTGACAAACTAGACTGAACACCTGAACCTGAACACCTAATCAACCTAATATGTACATCTGCCAAAATAAGCTGAACACCTAAGCTGAACACCTAAGCAAATCTGTATACCTGACTACTTAAGCTAAACATATCTGAATACCTGACCAAACAGATATGTATACCTGATTACTGAAGCTGAACACCTCATAAATTAACTTGAATACCTTAACTAAACTGAATATCTGACCATTAAATCTGTATACCTGTACACCTCATAAAATAACTTGAATACCTGAACTAGTAACCTGAATACCTGACCAAACAAATCAGTAATCGAAGTCGGTTTTGCTGGCTTTGATACAGTTTCTGGTCCAATCGGCGTTGACACATCGACTTCTGGAATGTTTGCCGACTTCGAGAAAGAGGGGCCTTCGCCCGCCATTGAATCTACCTACACGTTGATTTTAAAAGCAAAAGAGTTTGACCGGGTTCCTTACATAGTTTATCACTAGAAGTTATACGAGCAGATTGATTACCTTTTCCCAAAAGCGATCATTTGCCGTATGACCACCACAATGATTATCATGCATTCTCATCGTCTCATTGTCGCTTAACCCATCGCCGTTGTTCTTCTTGTGTTTATTACTATAAGACCCACATATTTCAGCTTCAACATTGCCATCACCACTGTACGAACGTCGCTTCTTTGGAACTTCCATCCCGGTAGGGTCAGCATTACTGTTGTCTCTGTTGTCTGCTGTGTTTTTCGGAACCGTTAACGAGCCTCCCCTAACAGGATGCAACCAATCAAAAATCTCGTTCCGTAATTCACTCAACTGGGTTTTCAGTTCAACTCGAATCCACTCTTTCAGCTTTTGCTCCTTATCTGATAAGTTTCCTGATTCAGCCTGTTTATGAATACCACGACGAGGTCGAATAGGACGCTGAGGCGCCTGAGTCGAACATCCAGGTTCATCAGAGGCTTTCCCAAACCGCCTAGACGGTTTGGGACACTTTTTTTGGACACCAACACCTTCACACTTTTTGGCTGGCTTCAGAGGTGTAAGGGATGAATCACCTCCTCTAAAGTCTGTTGCTTTGAACTCGTGCCCTTCCGGCATCTTACGAACTAAGTTATCTATTCGGGGATCGATTACTTGTTTCTTCCACTTTGGATCCCCACCTTCATCTGGGATTGAATATGTAACAATAACCTCAAACAAAGAACACAAACATTAATAAGTACACAAAGTTTGAGCGTCATCACTCCTGTTATGCAAATACGATAGACAATAGAATTGTACCTCAGTTTGGGTTTCCACGAGAAGTATGTCTTCAAAATTCAGAAGTGGATTTGTTGAGTCGCATCCTTCAGGTTCTTCCAAGAAAGTAGCCGTTTTATTaggtttataaattttctcaaGCAATGAGGGGATAACTTTAAAAGCAAAAAGTTGCAGCGCCAGAGGGAACCCATAACACGCTGTTGACTGCTTTTCAAACGAAGGCGCATGACAGAAAGGGATTTATCCATTTTAGAAGGATCAGAAGGTTGAGGTGGTGTCAATCTAGACAGAGTGCTGGCGAATGCctctctcccccatggatattGAAGAAATGATTGCGTGTCTTCCAGCATCTCGACGTAAGCAGCGTCAAACGAATTAGGTTTGTGACCACAAATCAGGAGACCATCTACAAGCGCAATGAGAGCTAGTGGCAACCGCTTCCACTCAGGAAGACTCGGCTGTTCAAGCATTCGTAGAACATCTGCCACAGTCACGTCTTTATCGTCAGTTCCAAACAACTCTTTCCACATACGGCCAGGTGTGGCATCGCTGGATTCTGAAACGTTTCCAACTTTTTCCCTTTCAGGTTCGCATTTAAGACCCGTGATGTCTCCGAACTCACGCAGAGAAAAACGCAGTGGCTTGTCTGCAAACAAGAACCAGAGCTCATATAACCAGTACGTAACCAGCTGACGGCTGAGGAGAGAATGTACAAGTTTCGTAGAGTTTGAACAGCGCGATACAGGTAAGTGGAATAGAGCTCCAAATTGACTATCTAGTAATATTTTCAATTCAGGGGAGCCTCTAAGCAACTTCACTAACGATCCAATGATACTCGCCTTTGAATAGATGTTTGGTCGAGGTTTGCCAGGATAGCAATTACGTGCGAATAGATGTTCAGGCGCGTTGGATGCAGCTGGATCTTATTCGGTTGATGCAACTTCGTCTTTTTCGGTGGATGCATGTTCCTCTTGTTCGGACTCCGTGCTCATCTCTGAAATACAATAACCAAATCCAGCCGAATGCCCAACGCTTTAATTTTAAGAACTTCTCCCTAAGAATTTCAAAGATAAGCTTAGCGAAAGGAGATACCTGCATAAAGAGGCGCAGTTTTGCCTACTCGGCAAGTTTTCTTGGGATTTGGTTCTCTATCACTGGCGGATTGACTACGAGTGACCCTCCTCGACGGCGTTACGCTGGAGGGGGATACCATCTCTACTGCAGTCTGCTCGCGAAGGTGGCCGTCTTGTGTCGTATATGGTCGCAGTCTCCAATTCGTGTTTCGGAAGTTTGGTTTTCAATTGTGTCTCAAATCTGGGTACAGTCGAGGCTGGTTCTTATGTTTGCTTTTCAATTGCAGCTGTTTAGAGGTTAGAGGTAATTCTGGTCAAACCACAAGACGACCAAAATcgtcaattttaaaaaatttcaaaatcttctcccaattttgtttttccctaattgtttaattattttagtagctctttttgtgatttttaaaaataaaaaagcataATGGCACGGTCGTAATATCAAGAACCACGCGCGCCCTCTTCCGACAATTCACAAGTTTGGGAAAGGCGATTTGCCCAATTCTCTAATTTAAACTTGAGGTCGTCCAACTCCCTAATTTCAAACTTGCGATTTGTCCAATTTGCcaattttttctaaataatttagtgatttagctgataatttatcattatcttaaaaataattaaaaatttatgagaaAAGAATTTGCTGATTTTCATGCTCTccgtaattttaaaattaatcatattttatgttCGATTATTATTCATAACAAATAACTTTAGTTATTTAgttgataatttatcattatcttaAGAATAGTTAAAAAATTCTAACGGCAATCATAGTTGAATTTAAATTATATCTACTTCAAATAATATCACCATTATctaaaacaaattatgtattatgttatccaaaatatctacatcataacattttaaaaataaatataaatccatgtatatagttttatgtttatatgaatgttttaattttattttgagtaataaaagatatttcattaaaattatatttttatatataaaattttaatatttaattaattattaaacatttcaaagtatgaaaatattttattttaatgattttttgaattgataatatatttatatacaaaattttataaaatcattaaacCCGCAAATACAGAAAAAAcatttactattaaatatttgtataaataacTTGAGTTTGAAATCATGCAAAGaaagttttatatttggttttgtttaaaataaataataaaccaaCACTGTTTCAAATAGGTAAAAGAAAATGTATAAATGATgggtataaataaatattgtagaCAAGACGGGTATGATGTCTAACGCAGCACAGTGGTAAAGAGTTAATCAGTTAGTGTTCCCCATCAAGTGTCGACTCCACCATTCTCCCttgtttttaaaagttattattttcagttatttattattttaaagataatagCTACGTAGGATATTACTATTGAGGTAAGCGAGTCATAACTGTCAACTCGGATTCTGTTACGTTTGACTGACAGAAAATTAGTCAATATATgtgaaaaacaaattttattgaatggtgtatgaaatttgaatatattatctgatgatgtatgttttagcacataATCTAAGTgtatgtactgatcgggaccgcgaTTTtctgttgatgtatgaattTACCGATTTCTGTCTCTGCTGGTGACAATAACGCTGTTGTTGAGGCAACAGGTGGTGTGACAACAGAACTTGGAGAGACTAAAAATGTCCACAATTGTTGGAGATGGATTGTAaccacccacaaggcccagcgaacaggaggcccattactGTCGACGAGAGGACGATCGGCTCGGAGCCGGCTCATGACGAGCCCTGACTCGGCTAGAGAACGAGTAGCCGAAGAGAGTGATCAAACGGTCTGGGCCGAACAGTCGTTGTGATTGGGCTTGAACATCGAAAGGCCCATGACTAAAAGGGATGAATTAGGTCAAGACTAACCGACCTGAgggactatataaggagttgaggacaggaaGGAGAAGGGGATTATTCAGACacacagacttgcggctagattagggtttccattactctctttgtatctcgccgctttctcttgtacttccggctaggagcttaccgagcatcgactagccggctttcttactcttgtaccctcgttattccgactctaataaaacgtctctgttcatcccactcttgagttcttttactttctattgaccaaactcacctcaaacaattggcgcccaccgtggggccgaTCAGAGCAACGTTTCTTAGACCGATATGACGATTGGTGACTCGAACCCCGGCACTTCCGGCGAAGCAACTGAGCTcacgcctccgcctcctcctccttttctctcgtcggacttcatgagctccgtgatggctcgtctcgcgcatcaagaagaagtccagaaaacGACGAACGAGCAGCTCGCTGCTCTTGTAGCTGCCCTCACCGTTCCTGCTGGACCGACAAACCGTTCCCAACCCGTCTGCCGGCATCTTTTCCCTCCAACGCCGGCAGAAGACCGCGCTGTGGACGAATCTGACCCTAACGGTCCTCCTGCCGTATACCCTACTCCGACGACAGCAGATCCGACGACGATTCGCGAGATCGCcgagctcaaactcagccttcAACAAATGAGCTCGCAGATCCACCAAGCGACGAGCGCAGCCCCTCAGATCGACAGCGTCATCGCCTCCACTTCGCGCTCGCCCTTCGCTAGCGAGCTAACCAGGGTCCAGCTCCGCAAAATAGAAAAGCTCCGCCTCCCCGAGTACAAGCCCGGTGGCGACCTTGTCGAGCATCTGACAGCCTTCAACATAGCTATGGCCAGAGCTCGCCTTTCCGACGAAGAGAAGGACGCAGGGTACTGtcagctcttcgtcgaaacaCTCAACGAACAAGCGTTAACCTGGTTCTCACAACTCAGCGAGAACTCGATTCGCAGTTTCCGAGACCTCTCGGCTGTATTCCTCAAGACTTACATTATGTTTGCCAAGCGAGCAGCGACTGCTTCCAGCCTGTGGAATATGGCGCAAACGAAAGACCAAAGCCTCAAGgactacatggaaaagttcaagacgATCGTTTCCCGAGTCGACGTCCCCGATCACATCGCCATCGACGCTTTGATGAacactctcctcgtcaactcgaagtttcgTAAGGACCTGTATTCCAACCCTACGACTTCACTCCCTGATGCTATCGCCCGATCTCACAACTTCATCTGAATGGAAGAAGATACCAAGGCGATAATTCGAAAGCAGAACGCCGCCAAGCCTGCTGCAGCCAAGAGTGCGGGTGCTCGGACCGAGCCACACCAGCACGCACCAGGTGATAATGGCAGCAAAAAAGGGGGTCTCCTCTACGTCGTGGACGAGAACAACGCCCCTGTTTCAACCATGGTCATGCACGATAAAAAATGGAATGTCTATCAGCGAGAGACCGACTCTCCCGATGCGTCTCCCAGTACCCCGAGTGCCGGTACCGTGGCTAAAGTCGACTCGGCGACGGGACCAACTAGAACGCCCATCGATCTCACGaagcattgcaagtatcacgACGTCAAGGGACACGACACGACCGAGTGCAAATCTCTCTAcgcccagttcctctcctcgatcgaAAGCGGAGATTACAAGATCCAGCCGCCAAAACCCAAgccaaaaggagaaaacagttggagcaggaacaaagacaagaaggctCAGCGGAAATCGCAGGGCAAAAAACTGTAAAAACGACAGGCAGTCGAAAGATACGGAGAAAGCTGCCCGAGAAACCGACGATGACGACGACTCGGCAGATGACGATCAGCCGACCAATCGCCAGCGCATCGAAGTTATCCGCGCCCAACCGCAAGGAGAGAACGAATCCGGATCCTCGTCCGACGAGGACGACAACACGAAAACCCTAGACAACACTGCGGATCTTTGGTCCCTCCTCGAGCGAAAGTTCCGACCCACTACCGTAGAAACACCGGCCTCCACCGATCTCCGCCTACAGATCAACTCAAATCGAGCCGCGAGAACTTCAGCACAAGAGTCCTCTCACCAGCAGCCCGCTGAAAAGCCGAACTGCGATTTGCGAGACAAACTCAACGCGAAGATCGGTGATCTGCGGACAACCCTCAACCGCAAGAAAAGGGATACTGCCGAAACGAGTAACGACCTTCGCGACACCCTCCGTGCAAGGCGCGCACAGGCTCGTCCCCGAATAAATGTTATCATGGGTGGATCACCCCCTTGCGGTGATTCGGTTAGAGCAGTCAAGGACCATAGAAGGCAAGCCACCACTTCCCAACGATGGCCCCAGAAGCAAGTAGACGATCAGCCGATTATCTTTTCGTCTGACGATACATTCGGCGTGCACCTTCCTCATAACGATCCTTTACTCGTCGTGCTCGGTGTCGACAAGTACGACGTCACTAAAGTTCTTATCGATACCGGGAGCTCTGTCGATATCATCTTTCGCGAAACTCTCGTGAAAATGGGAATCGATCTCAACGACGTCAAGCCTTCTACTCGGACCCTGACAGGATTCAACGGCTCGTCAGAGGTAATCGCAGGCACGATCCGCCTCTCGGTTCATGCATGCGGAGTCACGCGAACGGTCAAGTTCTCTGTGGTTGGCTCCAAAGCTCCTTACCACGTTATACTTGGCACCCCATGGCTACATTCGATGCGAGCAATCAcatcaacgtaccatcagtgtGTTAAGTTCCCAGGATCAGACGGATCGATCAAGACTCTGAAAGGCGACCAGCAGGCTGCGCGAGATCTCCTAATCGCCACGGTTAAAATTCAGCGCTCCCAGTCACTCGTCAACTCAGTCTCTCCTCCCGCGAGCAAAGTTTGTCCACAAAAGGAGGAAGTTCTGGAAGTACCAGTTGACGACTCGGACCCGAGCAAATCTGTCCGAGTAGGCGCATTTCTACCCGACGAGATGCAACAGAAGATCCTCGAGTTCCTTAAGCAGAACCTGTCCTCATTCGCCTGGACGATGTCCGATATGAAAGGAATCGATCCAGCTATCACGACTCACGAACTCAATGTCGACCCCAACTTCAAGCCCATCCgacagaagagaagaaagttgggACCGGAGCGGTCTAAAGCAGTCGCAGAAGAAGTTGAGCGTCTACTCGGCGCCGGCTCGATCACCGAAGTTCGTTACCCGGAATGGTTAGCCAACCCGGTAGTcgttaaaaagaaaaacggtaaatggcgcgtctgcgtcgattttaccgacctcaacaaagcatgtcctAAGGACAGCTATCCGTTACCTAGCATCGATCGCCTAGTCGAATCGACGGCCGGTAACGAGATGTTGACGTTTATGGATGCCTTCTCGGGCTacaaccagatcctaatgcatccGGACGACCGGGAGAAAACTGCTTTCATCACTGATCGGGGAACCTACTGTTATAAGGTGATGCCATTCGGGTTGAAAAACGCTGGAGCAACCTACCAGCGGCTTGTCAACCGGATGTTCGCCGACCAGCTTGGGAAGACAATGgaagtctatatcgacgacatgctcgtcaaatccCTCCGAGCCGACAACCACTTAGCACACTTAAAGGAATGCTTCGCAATCCTAAACAAGTACGGGATGAAGTTGAATCCCGCAAAGTGCACCTTTGGCGTCTCCTCGGGTGAATTCCTTGGTTACATTGTCACGCAACGAGGAATAGAAgctaacccgaaacagatctcaGCAGTCCTAAATCTCCCCAGTCCGAGAAACTGCCGTGAGGTGCAGAGACTAACAGGACGCATCGCCGCACTTAATCGCTTTATCTCCCGATCTACTGACAAGTGTCTCCCCTTCTATGATCTCCTCcgagggaacaagaagttcatCTGGGACGACAAATGCGAGGATGCATTCGTTCAACTCAAGCAGTACTTGATGACTCCTCCCGTCTTGGCCAAACCGGACGTAGGAGACGTCCTCTCTCTCTATATCGCTGTCTCCTCAGCGGCTGTCAGTAGCGTCCTAATCAAAGAGGACCGTGGCGAGCAACGTCCGATATTTTACACGAGCAGACGGATGACCGGTCCGGAGACCAGATACCCAACCCTCGATAAACTGGCTCTGGCCGTCGTTGATTCTGCaaggaaattacgaccctacttccaaTCACACTCTATTGAAGTGTTGACCGACCAACCGCTCCGCACTGTcctgcaaaatcccaacagagccGGCCGGTTGACTAAGTGGGCAATCGAGCTAAGCGAGCTTGATATTACGTACAAATGCCGAACAGCCGCCAAATCTCAGgtcctcgccgacttccttgtCGAGCTCACACCAGATCTTGCACAAGACCTCGACGTCCCAAGCCCCAATTGGATTCTTCATGTCGATGGATCATCAACAAGCAAAGGATCCGGTGCGGGAGTCCAGCTTCAATCGCCGACGGGAGAACTCATTCGCCAGTCTTTCAGTTTCGGCTTTCCGGCCTCTAACAACGAAGCAGAGTACGAGTCGTTGATCGCCGGTCTCCGTCTCGCCCAAGCCGTCAAATCCAAACGCTTGAGTGCTTATTGCGACTCACAGCTCGTCGCTAGCCAGTTCAGCGGCGACTATGATGCTCGCAATGATAGAATGGATGCGTATCTCCGGGTGGTTCAGGGGCTTGCTAGGGAATTCGATTTCTTCGAACTCACCAAGGTTCCCCGAGGAGAGAACGTTTGCGCCGACGCCTTAGCCGCACTCGGGAGCAAACTCCACGACCAGGTCAGGAGGACGATACCCATACACCGAATTGATCGACCGAGCATCGATCCTGCTTCCGACGAAAGCCTTCCCATCGCTCCAATCTTTGCGACAACGAGACAATCCACCACCGATCAAGCTGACACTGAGATGCCCGATCATGACGACACCCCAGTCGATTGGCGAGCCAAGTTCCTAGATTATCTCATACGTGAAGAACTGCCAAAAGATAAGTGGGCAGCGAGACGCCTGAAGAGACGCAGCGCCCACTACGTCATCATGAACGACGAACTTCACCGAGTAACCGCGAACAAGGTCCTCTTAAAGTGCATCCAGGGCGATGAAGTGCGACGAGTAATGGCTGAAACTCACGACGGAGCAGGAGGAAACCACTCGGGAGGCCGAGCTCTTGCCCTTAAAGTTCGAAGCCTGGGATTCTTTTGGCCATCTATGAATACCGACTGCGAAGCATACGCCCGTCGGTGTGACAAATGCCAGCGTCACGCTCCGAGCATCCACAGTCCCACCGAGCTGTTGCGGACATCTGCCGCCCCTTATCCGTTCATGCGGTGGGGATGGACATCATCGGGCCAATGCCGAACTCACGCCAACGTCGTTTCATCCTGGTCCTCACCGATTACTTCACTAAATGGATTGAAGCTGAAGCATTCTCTCAGGTAACAGACAAGGAAGTCCGCACCTTCgtctggaagaacatcatctGCCGCCATGGTTTACCATACGAGATCATAACGGACAATGGCTCTCAGTTCATgtccggaaacttcaaagagttctgcaacaagtggaatatccgcctaaGCCCTTCAACTCCCCGATAcccgcaaggaaacggacaggcggaatccTCCAACAAGATTATCATCGATGGAATCAAGAAGCGACTCGACCTAAAGAAAGGCCATTGGGCCGACGAACTGGACGGTGTCCTCTGGTCGCACCGAACGACTCCTCGTGGTGCGACCAAATCCACCCCTTTTCTcttgcttacgggatggaagcaatggccccCGCGAAGTTAACGTGACAAGTCTTCGGCGCGTCAAGATGCCGCAGTTCGTCGAACTTAATCA encodes the following:
- the LOC130503980 gene encoding uncharacterized protein LOC130503980, with amino-acid sequence MEEDTKAIIRKQNAAKPAAAKSAGARTEPHQHAPGDNGSKKGGLLYVVDENNAPVSTMVMHDKKWNVYQRETDSPDASPSTPSAGTVAKVDSATGPTRTPIDLTKHCKYHDVKGHDTTECKSLYAQQSKDTEKAARETDDDDDSADDDQPTNRQRIEVIRAQPQGENESGSSSDEDDNTKTLDNTADLWSLLERKFRPTTVETPASTDLRLQINSNRAARTSAQESSHQQPAEKPNCDLRDKLNAKIGDLRTTLNRKKRDTAETSNDLRDTLRARRAQARPRINVIMGGSPPCGDSVRAVKDHRRQATTSQRWPQKQVDDQPIIFSSDDTFGVHLPHNDPLLVVLGVDKYDVTKVLIDTGSSVDIIFRETLVKMGIDLNDVKPSTRTLTGFNGSSEVIAGTIRLSVHACGVTRTVKFSVVGSKAPYHVILGTPWLHSMRAITSTYHQCVKFPGSDGSIKTLKGDQQAARDLLIATVKIQRSQSLVNSVSPPASKVCPQKEEVLEVPVDDSDPSKSVRVGAFLPDEMQQKILEFLKQNLSSFAWTMSDMKGIDPAITTHELNVDPNFKPIRQKRRKLGPERSKAVAEEVERLLGAGSITEVRYPECYPLPSIDRLVESTAGNEMLTFMDAFSGYNQILMHPDDREKTAFITDRGTYCYKVMPFGLKNAGATYQRLVNRMFADQLGKTMEVYIDDMLVKSLRADNHLAHLKECFAILNKYGMKLNPAKCTFGVSSGEFLGYIVTQRGIEANPKQISAVLNLPSPRNCREVQRLTGRIAALNRFISRSTDKCLPFYDLLRGNKKFIWDDKCEDAFVQLKQYLMTPPVLAKPDVGDVLSLYIAVSSAAVSSVLIKEDRGEQRPIFYTSRRMTGPETRYPTLDKLALAVVDSARKLRPYFQSHSIEVLTDQPLRTVLQNPNRAGRLTKWAIELSELDITYKCRTAAKSQVLADFLVELTPDLAQDLDVPSPNWILHVDGSSTSKGSGAGVQLQSPTGELIRQSFSFGFPASNNEAEYESLIAGLRLAQAVKSKRLSAYCDSQLVASQFSGDYDARNDRMDAYLRVVQGLAREFDFFELTKVPRGENVCADALAALGSKLHDQVRRTIPIHRIDRPSIDPASDESLPIAPIFATTRQSTTDQADTEMPDHDDTPVDWRAKFLDYLIREELPKDKWAARRLKRRSAHYVIMNDELHRVTANKVLLKCIQGDEVRRVMAETHDGAGGNHSGGRALALKVRSLGFFWPSMNTDCEAYARRCDKCQRHAPSIHSPTELLRTSAAPYPFMRWGWTSSGQCRTHANVTDKEVRTFVWKNIICRHGLPYEIITDNGSQFMSGNFKEFCNKWNIRLSPSTPRYPQGNGQAESSNKIIIDGIKKRLDLKKGHWADELDGVLWSHRTTPRGATKSTPFLLLTGWKQWPPRS